One Mangifera indica cultivar Alphonso chromosome 4, CATAS_Mindica_2.1, whole genome shotgun sequence genomic region harbors:
- the LOC123213271 gene encoding 2-oxoglutarate-dependent dioxygenase 19-like, translated as MTSVKAIAESPGLSSIPSAYNFQKNQNDQQLSISDSLPDCSIPIIDFSLLISSCPEQRSKIIHDLGKACQHWGFFVVINHGVPESLMNSMIDTCKRFFNLTEEEKRQFEGKHVLDPIRYGTSFNTSVDKVFFWRDFLKVFVHPQFYSPTKPSEFREIAMEYCRRIREVARELLRGISESLGLEASYIDKTLSLDSGFQILTANLYPPCPQPDLAMGMPPHSDHGLLTILIQNENGGLQLQHNGNWVNVNASSNSFLVNTGDHIEIISNGKYKSVVHRAVVNNMKTRISLAVAHGSSLETIVSPSQEVIDNENQPPAYIGMKYKDYLELQQSNQLDSKSCLDRVRI; from the exons ATGACCAGTGTAAAAGCTATAGCTGAATCTCCAGGCCTCTCCTCAATTCCATCAGCttacaattttcaaaaaaatcaaaatgatcaGCAATTATCTATTTCAGACTCCTTACCGGATTGTTCAATTCCCATCATTGATTTCTCTCTCCTTATCTCTTCGTGTCCAGAACAACGGTCCAAGATTATCCACGACCTGGGCAAAGCCTGCCAACACTGGGGCTTCTTCGtg GTGATAAATCACGGTGTGCCAGAGAGTTTAATGAATTCAATGATTGATACGTGCAAAAGATTTTTCAATCTTACTGAGGAGGAGAAGCGACAGTTTGAAGGAAAACATGTGTTAGATCCTATAAGATATGGGACTAGTTTCAATACTTCCGTTGATAAGGTCTTCTTTTGGAGAGATTTTTTAAAGGTATTCGTGCATCCTCAGTTTTACTCACCCACCAAGCCCTCTGAATTCAG GGAGATTGCAATGGAGTACTGCAGAAGAATCCGAGAAGTGGCGAGGGAATTGCTCAGAGGAATATCTGAGAGCTTGGGGCTAGAAGCCAGCTATATCGACAAGACTCTAAGTCTGGATTCAGGTTTCCAAATCCTGACAGCAAACTTGTATCCACCATGTCCACAGCCTGATCTTGCAATGGGCATGCCCCCTCATTCTGACCATGGCCTCCTCACCATCCTTATACAAAATGAAAATGGTGGTCTCCAATTGCAACATAATGGCAACTGGGTTAATGTCAATGCCTCTTCCAACTCATTTCTGGTCAACACTGGCGATCATATTGAG ATTATAAGTAATGGGAAGTACAAAAGTGTTGTTCATCGAGCGGTTGTGAACAACATGAAAACGAGGATATCTTTAGCTGTGGCTCATGGATCATCACTTGAGACAATCGTTAGCCCATCACAGGAGGTGATTGACAACGAAAATCAGCCACCGGCATACATTGGAATGAAGTATAAGGACTATTTGGAACTTCAGCAAAGCAATCAGCTTGATAGTAAATCTTGTTTAGATCGAGTTCGGATTTGA